The nucleotide sequence TGGACTTGAGGTAGAGGATCGCGGCGATGCCGACGATCACTATTGCGACGAGGATTCCGTAGAATGCCCCGCGATTGGACGACGGCTTCGCTGCCGCGCTTTTTGCGTTCCTGGGAGGATTATTATTCGCCATCCCGTGAATTTATCTCCAGATGCAAGCTGACGTCTTACGCGTTCCGGTTGGGCCCGGCGCGGTGCACGTGGAGCGATACGGCCACGGCGGCGTGCCGATCGTCCTGCTGCACGGCTTCGGCACGTGCACTTTCCTCTGGCGCTACGTGGCGCCGATCCTGGCCGAGGCGGGCCATACGGCCTACGCCATCGACCTGTTCGGGCACGGTGAATCGGACCGGACGCCAGACGCGGATTTCGGGATCGCGGCGCAGGCTGAATATCTCGACGCGGCAATGACCGCGCTGCGGCTCGCCCGCGCGACCATCGTCGGCGTCGACCTGGGTGGCGACGTGGCACTCCGGCTGGCGGCCACACGCCCGGATCGCGTCGCCCGGCTCGTCCTGATCAACGTTCCAGCGTACGACGAGCTGCCCGCACGCGACATCGGCGTGATGCAGCGGAGCACGGCCAGATTCGCCTTCAAGGTGACGCGCGGAGTGCTGGGCGCCACGACGTTGCTCCAGTCGCTTCTCGAGGGGAGCGTCGCGCTGCCGGACCACATGCCCACCCGGCTTCTGGCCAGATATCTGGCCCCGTTTGCCGGTCGCGATGGAGTGAGTCACCTTCTGACGCTCGGCGCCGCGATCCGGCGCTCGGACATCGAGGATCTGGATCTTTCGGACGTCAGGGCACCGACGCTGATAATTCGCGGCGATCACGACGAGTGGTTGAGCCGGGACGTCGCAAACCGACTCGCAGCCGACATTCCGCGCGCGACCTTGCATCGCATGGCCGGAGTGGCGCGATTGATCCCTGAAGAAAGTCCGGACAATCTGGCTGAACAGCTGCTCGAATTCATCGGATCAGCGGGCGCGGTTGCGGATTCTCGATCGAGTGCATCCACTATTAAATGACCGACGGATTAGTTAAATTAGAGTGTTGTAGCAGGGCGACTTTTCTTAACCGGGTTTAATGGCCAAGAAGCAGAATTCACCGAGATACCAGGCGCACTCGGCGCCAACGAGTCAGAAGTCACCGTTGGACGAGGCGCGTGACGAGCTATTTCAGCACATCATGCGGTGCGGCGTCATTGGCGCCGAACAGGAGCATCAGCAGGAGTGGTTCGACGCGACGATTGCGTACTTCGCTGAGCGGTATCCCGAGCTTACAAAGCTCGAGCTTACACAGCTCCGCACGTTGGGCGAGCGTTTCGCTCAGCCGCTGAAGACGAAACAAGCTGTTTGACGAACGGGCGCCATTGGCGCCCGTTATGTTTTTCAGTCATGTAGCGAGCGCGAAATCACGCTCGCTGCTCGTCGGTCAGTTGCAGCGCTAGCGATGAGCGGGCTTGCCCGTGAATCGCATCGTGACGCCCAGTCGTACTCCGCCGCCGAATCCGAGCTCGACACCGGGAGCGATGCTGCCGGTGCTGGGCCCGTTTGCGCCGATGAAGCCGAGCAGATAGGTGCGCGTGCCCGGCCCACCGCCATCGCCGCGCACCGTGACGCCACCGCCCACGTACGGCTCCCATTCGTACTGGTGATACGGATCGAGCGAGAACTGACCATATGCGTCACCGCGGCCGCTGAAGCCCGTCGAGCTGATTCCAGCGCCGACAGTGCCGCCGACGCTGAAATAATTGCTGAACGGGAACGCGATCCCCGCGCCCGCCTGAAGCGCCGTCGGGTTGCCGCCCAGCACGTCCAGTCGCAGCGACGGAATGTAGGAGACCGCAACTGCGACCTGCTGAGTCTGGGCTGATGCGATGTGCGGAGCGACAGCCGATGCTGAGAGAATCATTGCGGCTGACAGAACCGCTTGCCGCAGCGCTGGCGCCAGTCGCCGGCAACGGCGCGGCAAACCGATCTCGTTAGACGCTCTTGGTGCGGCGACGACGGCCGCGCGGTGAATCATCACTGTTGGAGTTCCTCTTGCGTTGACGGTGTGACGGCGAGCGCTGATTGCTCGTGACGGTTTGTGCAGGCTCGTGTGCAAGCGCTTTCATGCAGGCGACCGAACACGCGCGCGCCACAGTGCCAATGTATAATCGAAAATCGACATGGCCGACAGGATTGCAATGGCGACGATCAACCAGGGTGTAGCCGATGGCTGCAGCAGCACCGCCATCAGCGTCGCGAGTTGGAGAACCGTCACCGCCTTGCCGAGCAGACGCGCACGAAATGTTACAGGCCGTAGCCACGGAATGATCCGCGCGACGATGAATCCAACCGCGGTCGCAATGTCCCGCGAGATGAAGATGAAGTACTGGCCCGTGGTGAGCAGCCCGTTGAACAGGTACGCGGAAACCGCCGCCAGGACGAACAACCGGTCGGCAATTGGATCGAGCAGCGCGCCGACGACACTGCGCTGGTCGGAAAGTCGCGCGACCAGCCCATCGAGAAAGTCGGTCAGCGCCGCGACCGCGATGAGCACGATCCTGGCGGGAGTATCGTTTACCAGCACGAATGCGACCGCGAGCGCCACGCGCGACGATGAGATCACATTCGGTACGTTCCACAACCGCGTGCTCCGGTTCATGGCGAATTATATCGGGCTTTGGTGCGGTCGAGTGAATCGGAGCCGTCATTGTTCAGCCGTCATTCCCGCGAAAGCGGGAATCCAGGTTATAAGTCTCTGGTTGCGACAGGAGCAGGAAGGCTGGTCGGCAGCGGATGGATTCCCGCTTTCGCGGGAACGACGATCCTGGGACGCTGCCCGCCTGGTTGCCAGCGCCGAGTCCACTCCCTAGCTTCGGCGCGATGCTCTCGACGTACCGCGCGCTTCTGACAGGCTATTTCGGGCTCGGCGCCGCGATCATCCTGTGGAACATCGCCGCGGCCACTCTGATCCTTCGGGGCCGCCGGTCGCCATCCGTTTCTACCCTCGCGACGAGCTTTGCCGCGTTGCTCCTCGTGCCCGGCCTCGTCGTCACGGTTTCCGACGCCTCGCTGGTGTACGGACGCGCGATTCAACATGTGGCGTGGCTCTGGCCCCTCGTGACGGTGCTGTTCGTGATCCAGGCCGTCGCCGCGCTCTCGACCGGGCGCGTGGGGTCGATGCTCGGCGTTCCGATAGTCGCGTACGACCTGATGATCGCCATCGTCTCGATCGCGCGATACATGAACTCGCTCGGAGTTGCTCCGCCGTATTTCTCGCTGGTGCTCTCCGCCGCGCAGTCGGACGCACTTGGCGTCGTCGCCGGCTCTGCCGCCCTGGCGCGTGCGACCTGGCTGCTGGTCCCCATGTTCTCGCCCGCCTTGCCGTCGCACTCACGCGTACGCGTGGTAATTCGCTATGCGCTCACGCTGGGTGCGAGCATCGCCACTGCACTCGTGCTGGTGGAGCTTCCCGGCGCCAGCGAGACGATAAGCAGCTACAACCGCTATCAGCACGACGCGCTCACCGCTCGCGGAGCTGGCGACTTTCAGTTCGCCCTCAAGGTATTTCCCGATCTGCGTGCCGCGCCGCCACCCGTCGCGATCAACAATGATTTTCAGCTCACCGACTCGCTCGGCGTCGACGGAATCTCGATAGTCGTGGACCCGGAAGGTGCGCGGGGAAAGGCGCTCGATTCCCTGGTACACTCGCTGGACAACGTTCGCGATGACAGCACGGTGCTCATCGTCACGCTGGGGTATCCGCGCGGCGCGCGTGCAGCGCTGAACCGCTCACCGTCAGCGTACATGAACGACCGGCTGGCCGACGTGAATCGTCTTGCGCGCGCGCTCCGGCCCAACATCATCGTACCGGCGTACGAGCCCTACGGCGAAGGTGCACGAGCATTGGGGGTGAGAACGCCGGACTACTGGATCGACTTCATCACTCGATCTGCAGCGATCGTGCACCACGTCAATCCGAACATTCGCGTTGCAGTCGCAGCGGCGAGCTTCGGCGCACGCGACAGCGTCGTGTATCGCTGGGCCGCCGCGCGTGGGTCACCGGTCGACGTACTCGGATTCTCGCTGATGCCCGGCTTCAATGGTGCAACGTCGCTGGACACGCACATGCGCATCGCGCAGCGCTGGCTCCGCGCCACTCCTCGTCCCAAACCGCACTGGATACTCGCGGCTGGTGGCTATCCAGTCGCTCATGGCGAGAACAGTCAGGTCATGGCGTTGCGCGGAGTGCTCGCGTGGGCCACCTCACAGCCGGCAGTCCGCGGCGTCGTATTCACGGACGCCGGAGACTACGATGCCCAACGCGGGCTTCGAGCACCGGACGGCCGCTTTCGTCCGGCGCTCGCGGAGCTGATGCGCTCGATCGATGCCGAGCGCGAGTCAGCCAGTCAGTAGTCGCAGTTGCTCGTGCATCACTTGGCGATGCCGGCAGGCTCACCACGCACGACGCCCTCGACGATCCGAGTCGTATCGAAGTAGTCCAGCGCGAGGCGCTGGATGTCGTCCGCGCTCACCGCTGCGATCTTCGCCGCGTAACTGTCCAGCTCCGACAGGCCCGCTCCAAGCAGCCACGCGTTGATGATGTCGCCGAGAACCGCGCCACCACTTTCCTGTCGAATGTCATGCATGCCGAGCATGTAACGTTTTGCGCGCGTCAGTTCCTCGTCCGTCACGGGTGCAGTACGCAGGTTGGTGAATTGCTGGATCAGTGCATCGCGTGCTTCTTCCTCCCGTTCCGGTGACGTCGCGATGTAGGCCATGAATTCGCCGCTCAGCCGATGCTCGCTACCGAATGCGTGCACCGTGTAGGCGAGCGAGCGACGGTCGCGCAGCTCCTCGAAGAACCGTCCGCCCAGGCCACTCGCAATGGAAGCCAGTACGTGCGCAGCGAACCGATCGTCATTCGTACGCGACGGTGATGGCAATCCGAGCACGAGGGCACTCTGGTTCTTGTCGCGCGCGACACGGCGCACGACGGACTCCGATGGCCATTCCGGAACGGACAGACTCTCCCGTGCAGCGAGCGACAGCTCGCTGAAATTATCGGCCACGATGTTGGCGACTTCGTCGGCACTCATGTCGCCCGTCAGCGCGATCACGAACGGCGCGCGTAGCAATGCGGTGCGATACCAATCGCGCACATCACTGAACGCGAGCGAGCGCAGGGACTCTTCCGTTCCGCCCGCCGGAATCGAATACGGGTGCCCGTCATACGTCGCTTCGGTGGCGAGACGCATCGGGTAGCGATACATGTCGTCTCGCAGCCGAGCGACGTCGGTCAGCATCGCCGACCGCTCGGTCACGAGCGCGTCATCCGGAAGCGTTGCGTGCTGTATCACGTCGCCGAGAAGCGCGAGCGCCGGCTGCAGGTTCGCGGCGGGAACCGAGAACGACCAGCCGAAAGTCTCGGAGCCGACCGACGCTCCGATGCTGCCACCCAGCAGCTCCGACTCTTCCGCAATCTGAAGCGAGGTGCGTGAGTTGGTCGCGCGCGACGCAGTGCGTGCACCGAGTGCGGAGATACCCGCCCGCTCGCGCGGCTCGTACGCGGATCCGGACGCAGCGTACACACCGATGTGCGCGATCGGCGCATTTGCGCGATGCTTGATCAACACCGGAATTCCCGATTCGAGCTCGTACACGCGTACGCCCGCTTCGTCGCGTACGAACCTGGCTGTTGCACGCGACGGCGCAACTTCCACGACTGACGGCGCCGATGCATCGAGCGGTGCAACGTTCCCGCTGTTCAGGAGAGCGTGGAATGCGGCTGGATCGACTGCCATCACAGCCTCGTTGCGCGGACGATACACTACCGCGCCAGCGAGATCCTCGCTCAGATACTTCCGTACGACCGCGACGACCGATTTCGCGTCCGCACGCATGAACGAGTCGTAATACTCCTGTCCCTTTCGCCATCCGCCCAGCGACTCCCACTCGGCGAGATACGCCGCCTGTCCTTCCGTCGTCTCGAGATGTCGAGCCCAGCGCGACATGAACAGCTTGTGCGCACGCT is from Gemmatimonadota bacterium and encodes:
- a CDS encoding alpha/beta hydrolase; translation: MQADVLRVPVGPGAVHVERYGHGGVPIVLLHGFGTCTFLWRYVAPILAEAGHTAYAIDLFGHGESDRTPDADFGIAAQAEYLDAAMTALRLARATIVGVDLGGDVALRLAATRPDRVARLVLINVPAYDELPARDIGVMQRSTARFAFKVTRGVLGATTLLQSLLEGSVALPDHMPTRLLARYLAPFAGRDGVSHLLTLGAAIRRSDIEDLDLSDVRAPTLIIRGDHDEWLSRDVANRLAADIPRATLHRMAGVARLIPEESPDNLAEQLLEFIGSAGAVADSRSSASTIK
- a CDS encoding CDP-alcohol phosphatidyltransferase family protein, yielding MNRSTRLWNVPNVISSSRVALAVAFVLVNDTPARIVLIAVAALTDFLDGLVARLSDQRSVVGALLDPIADRLFVLAAVSAYLFNGLLTTGQYFIFISRDIATAVGFIVARIIPWLRPVTFRARLLGKAVTVLQLATLMAVLLQPSATPWLIVAIAILSAMSIFDYTLALWRARVRSPA
- a CDS encoding pitrilysin family protein, which codes for MTTFINADAVTRTVLANGLAVLIYQNPAAPVVAVNTYVRAGYFDETDDVAGIAHVLEHMYFKGTAKYGVGEIAKATKAAGGYLNAHTIYDHTSYYAVLPASGFDEGLAVQADAYANSAIEADALAKELEVIIQEAMRKEDNAGAVTTETLHALLHDRHRIRRWRIGRPSELRGFTRDDVSRFYRNFYTPSNTVLAIAGDVDPVRTLERVKALYGALPSGEPVRTPGPPEPAHSGFRYEELSGDVEQTQVEIGWRTVPSEHPDVPALDLAAAVLGSGRASRLYRAVRDRKLAGSVGAYNYSPAEVGVFVMSSEGDPATAADAARAMWAQLAAVRAGEVSADEVERAHKLFMSRWARHLETTEGQAAYLAEWESLGGWRKGQEYYDSFMRADAKSVVAVVRKYLSEDLAGAVVYRPRNEAVMAVDPAAFHALLNSGNVAPLDASAPSVVEVAPSRATARFVRDEAGVRVYELESGIPVLIKHRANAPIAHIGVYAASGSAYEPRERAGISALGARTASRATNSRTSLQIAEESELLGGSIGASVGSETFGWSFSVPAANLQPALALLGDVIQHATLPDDALVTERSAMLTDVARLRDDMYRYPMRLATEATYDGHPYSIPAGGTEESLRSLAFSDVRDWYRTALLRAPFVIALTGDMSADEVANIVADNFSELSLAARESLSVPEWPSESVVRRVARDKNQSALVLGLPSPSRTNDDRFAAHVLASIASGLGGRFFEELRDRRSLAYTVHAFGSEHRLSGEFMAYIATSPEREEEARDALIQQFTNLRTAPVTDEELTRAKRYMLGMHDIRQESGGAVLGDIINAWLLGAGLSELDSYAAKIAAVSADDIQRLALDYFDTTRIVEGVVRGEPAGIAK